In the genome of Raphanus sativus cultivar WK10039 chromosome 4, ASM80110v3, whole genome shotgun sequence, one region contains:
- the LOC108837568 gene encoding uncharacterized protein LOC108837568 isoform X1: protein MPRKKRASSQMYLLLQNHNSWWQLLPDRKTDTTWPFMISRIFDPNHRPNFENQATTTQAMTCQDLVLIQKFLQLALTWSLPDTSTRVGVDNVVTVNSRGIINGVVFDEGVSGDGCERNVKPVREGGSSAKNQRHVSNLHYHSVGQLLQSLCFLF, encoded by the exons ATGCCAAGAAAG AAACGAGCAAGTTCACAAATGTACCTGCTGCTGCAGAATCACAACTCATGGTGGCAGTT GCTGCCGGACAGGAAGACCGACACAACTTGGCCTTTCATGATCTCGCGCATATTTGATCCCAACCATCGCCCTAATTTTGAGAATCAG GCCACGACAACTCAAGCGATGACATGCCAGGACCTGGTTCTGATTCAAAAATTCCTTCAGTTGGCGCTGACTTGGTCTCTTCCTGACACCAGCACGAGAGTCGGTGTTGACAATGTTGTTACTGTTAACAGCAGAGGAATCATCAATGGCGTGGTTTTCGATGAAGGTGTCTCAGGAGATGGGTGTGAACGCAATGTCAAACCTGTTAGGGAAGGTGGCTCTTCTGCAAAGAACCAACGTCATGTCTCGAATCTGCACTATCATAGTGTGGGACAACTACTCCAGtcactctgttttcttttttga
- the LOC108837568 gene encoding uncharacterized protein LOC108837568 isoform X2, translated as MPRKKRASSQMYLLLQNHNSWWQLPDRKTDTTWPFMISRIFDPNHRPNFENQATTTQAMTCQDLVLIQKFLQLALTWSLPDTSTRVGVDNVVTVNSRGIINGVVFDEGVSGDGCERNVKPVREGGSSAKNQRHVSNLHYHSVGQLLQSLCFLF; from the exons ATGCCAAGAAAG AAACGAGCAAGTTCACAAATGTACCTGCTGCTGCAGAATCACAACTCATGGTGGCA GCTGCCGGACAGGAAGACCGACACAACTTGGCCTTTCATGATCTCGCGCATATTTGATCCCAACCATCGCCCTAATTTTGAGAATCAG GCCACGACAACTCAAGCGATGACATGCCAGGACCTGGTTCTGATTCAAAAATTCCTTCAGTTGGCGCTGACTTGGTCTCTTCCTGACACCAGCACGAGAGTCGGTGTTGACAATGTTGTTACTGTTAACAGCAGAGGAATCATCAATGGCGTGGTTTTCGATGAAGGTGTCTCAGGAGATGGGTGTGAACGCAATGTCAAACCTGTTAGGGAAGGTGGCTCTTCTGCAAAGAACCAACGTCATGTCTCGAATCTGCACTATCATAGTGTGGGACAACTACTCCAGtcactctgttttcttttttga
- the LOC108837568 gene encoding uncharacterized protein LOC108837568 isoform X3: MPRKKRASSQMYLLLQNHNSWLPDRKTDTTWPFMISRIFDPNHRPNFENQATTTQAMTCQDLVLIQKFLQLALTWSLPDTSTRVGVDNVVTVNSRGIINGVVFDEGVSGDGCERNVKPVREGGSSAKNQRHVSNLHYHSVGQLLQSLCFLF, encoded by the exons ATGCCAAGAAAG AAACGAGCAAGTTCACAAATGTACCTGCTGCTGCAGAATCACAACTCATG GCTGCCGGACAGGAAGACCGACACAACTTGGCCTTTCATGATCTCGCGCATATTTGATCCCAACCATCGCCCTAATTTTGAGAATCAG GCCACGACAACTCAAGCGATGACATGCCAGGACCTGGTTCTGATTCAAAAATTCCTTCAGTTGGCGCTGACTTGGTCTCTTCCTGACACCAGCACGAGAGTCGGTGTTGACAATGTTGTTACTGTTAACAGCAGAGGAATCATCAATGGCGTGGTTTTCGATGAAGGTGTCTCAGGAGATGGGTGTGAACGCAATGTCAAACCTGTTAGGGAAGGTGGCTCTTCTGCAAAGAACCAACGTCATGTCTCGAATCTGCACTATCATAGTGTGGGACAACTACTCCAGtcactctgttttcttttttga
- the LOC108837568 gene encoding uncharacterized protein LOC108837568 isoform X4, giving the protein MYLLLQNHNSWWQLLPDRKTDTTWPFMISRIFDPNHRPNFENQATTTQAMTCQDLVLIQKFLQLALTWSLPDTSTRVGVDNVVTVNSRGIINGVVFDEGVSGDGCERNVKPVREGGSSAKNQRHVSNLHYHSVGQLLQSLCFLF; this is encoded by the exons ATGTACCTGCTGCTGCAGAATCACAACTCATGGTGGCAGTT GCTGCCGGACAGGAAGACCGACACAACTTGGCCTTTCATGATCTCGCGCATATTTGATCCCAACCATCGCCCTAATTTTGAGAATCAG GCCACGACAACTCAAGCGATGACATGCCAGGACCTGGTTCTGATTCAAAAATTCCTTCAGTTGGCGCTGACTTGGTCTCTTCCTGACACCAGCACGAGAGTCGGTGTTGACAATGTTGTTACTGTTAACAGCAGAGGAATCATCAATGGCGTGGTTTTCGATGAAGGTGTCTCAGGAGATGGGTGTGAACGCAATGTCAAACCTGTTAGGGAAGGTGGCTCTTCTGCAAAGAACCAACGTCATGTCTCGAATCTGCACTATCATAGTGTGGGACAACTACTCCAGtcactctgttttcttttttga